A genome region from Penicillium psychrofluorescens genome assembly, chromosome: 3 includes the following:
- a CDS encoding uncharacterized protein (ID:PFLUO_005103-T1.cds;~source:funannotate) — protein MVIPIQSRLRDMSLTKAAALAPVASTDPAQVCFSWSGSSYDSSPMSNPSAPPPTPSDSLLDISPRKTSFSSELGMGAACAFPSWPNRPSLSRSESPDSFSNAYLSDEDLLWMPAPPTTATTSTNNSSAIEDAPCKDALAFPASMNMEQQLERIRAAAAEEEDRARFLARVDAHARATQALRVAKLAIINEREMASTKRKKRRAVATHSKRRAHSSSAKVMVNA, from the coding sequence ATGGTGATTCCCATCCAGTCGCGCCTTCGCGACATGTCGCTCACCAAAGCGGCCGCACTGGCTCCCGTGGCTAGTACCGACCCAGCGCAAGTCTGCTTCAGCTGGAGTGGCAGCTCCTACGACTCTTCACCCATGTCCAACCCAtcggcaccaccacccaccccCAGCGACTCTCTGCTGGATATCAGCCCACGCAAAACCTCTTTCTCCAGCGAGTTGGGCATGGgcgccgcctgcgccttCCCCTCCTGGCCCAACCGCCCATCACTATCACGCAGCGAGTCTCCGGACTCGTTCTCCAATGCTTATCTCTCAGACGAGGATCTACTCTGGATGCCTGCTCCCCCAacaaccgccaccacctccaccaacaacagcagcgccatcGAGGACGCGCCATGTAAGGACGCCCTCGCCTTCCCGGCCTCCATGAAcatggagcagcagctcgagcgcatccgcgccgcggccgccgaggaggaagaccGCGCCCGCTTCCTGGCCAGGGTCGACGCACACGCCCGCGCCACGCAGGCCCTGCGcgtggccaagctggccatcaTCAACGAGCGCGAGATGGCCTCGAccaagcgcaagaagcgtCGCGCCGTGGCCACGCACAGCAAGCGGCGCGCTCACTCGTCATCGGCCAAGGTGATGGTAAATGCCTAA